In the genome of Desulfovibrio desulfuricans, one region contains:
- the serS gene encoding serine--tRNA ligase yields the protein MIDLKLVQKQPEVLTRALTDRHSDLNVNEFLALDARRRALLTEVETLKSRRNAASAEVAAKKRAGEDATALLAEMSGVADRIKELDVETAQAKTDVETWLMRVPNLPDASVPAGKDETENVEVRRWGKPREFDFAPREHGELGVALGGLDFERAARLTGSRFVVSLKWGARLERALVNFFLDQHTMAEDYIEVCPPYMVNRTSMTGTGQLPKFEEDLFKLREWDYYLIPTAEVPLTNLHAGEVLDEADLPRAYCAATPCFRSEAGSAGKDTRGLIRMHQFTKVEMVRFAHPDGSFNQLEIMRGHACNLLEMLELPYRVITLCTGDMGFSSAKTYDVEVWLPTQKTYREISSCSNCTDFQARRADIRFKPKGGKAAFLHTLNGSGLPTGRTMAAILENCQQKDGSLVLPKALVPYMGGVEVIEPK from the coding sequence ATGATCGACCTCAAATTGGTGCAAAAACAGCCTGAAGTGCTGACCAGGGCTTTGACCGACCGGCATTCAGACCTGAACGTAAATGAATTTTTGGCGCTGGACGCCCGCCGCCGCGCCCTGCTGACCGAGGTGGAAACCCTCAAAAGCCGCCGCAATGCCGCCTCGGCGGAAGTGGCCGCCAAAAAGCGCGCGGGTGAGGACGCCACGGCCCTGCTGGCCGAGATGAGCGGCGTTGCCGATCGCATCAAGGAGCTGGACGTGGAAACCGCCCAGGCCAAGACCGATGTGGAAACGTGGCTCATGCGCGTGCCCAACCTGCCCGATGCTTCTGTGCCTGCGGGCAAGGACGAAACGGAAAATGTCGAGGTGCGCCGCTGGGGCAAGCCCCGCGAATTTGACTTTGCGCCGCGCGAGCACGGCGAGCTGGGCGTGGCCCTTGGCGGGCTTGATTTTGAGCGCGCCGCCCGCCTCACGGGCAGCCGGTTTGTGGTTTCGCTCAAGTGGGGAGCACGGCTCGAACGCGCGCTGGTAAACTTTTTTCTCGACCAGCACACCATGGCCGAGGATTATATTGAAGTTTGCCCGCCTTACATGGTCAACCGCACCAGCATGACCGGCACGGGCCAGTTGCCCAAGTTTGAGGAAGACCTGTTCAAGCTGCGCGAGTGGGACTACTATCTCATACCCACTGCCGAAGTGCCGCTGACCAACCTGCACGCGGGCGAAGTGCTGGACGAGGCCGACCTGCCCCGCGCCTATTGCGCGGCCACGCCCTGCTTCCGCTCCGAGGCGGGCAGCGCGGGCAAGGATACGCGCGGGCTTATCCGCATGCACCAGTTTACCAAGGTGGAGATGGTGCGTTTTGCCCACCCCGACGGCAGCTTCAACCAGCTGGAGATCATGCGCGGCCACGCCTGCAATCTGCTTGAGATGCTTGAACTGCCGTACCGCGTCATCACCCTCTGCACCGGCGACATGGGCTTCAGCTCAGCCAAGACGTACGACGTGGAAGTATGGCTGCCCACGCAAAAAACCTACCGCGAAATCTCGTCCTGTTCCAACTGCACAGATTTTCAGGCCCGCAGGGCCGACATCCGCTTTAAGCCCAAGGGCGGCAAGGCAGCGTTTCTGCATACGCTCAACGGCTCCGGGCTGCCCACGGGCCGCACCATGGCCGCCATCCTCGAAAACTGCCAGCAAAAGGACGGCAGCCTTGTGCTGCCCAAGGCGCTGGTTCCCTATATGGGCGGCGTGGAAGTTATCGAGCCGAAATAG
- a CDS encoding DUF4198 domain-containing protein, translated as MRIIHPRGMAAIVLGALLLVAGTAAQGHAHALYAAHSWHEGVVLVQFAYAGGEQPTYAKVEVYSPADARVEFQNGRTDAQGRFAFMPDAPGLWRIIMADNMGHRVEHPMEVNAALQAATTADGAPPTEVGPGGFAMPLRILLGLSLIANMTLAAAVLRRKKNQPA; from the coding sequence ATGCGCATTATTCATCCGCGCGGCATGGCGGCCATTGTTCTTGGGGCCCTGCTGCTTGTGGCGGGCACTGCCGCCCAGGGCCATGCCCATGCCCTGTATGCGGCGCACAGCTGGCACGAAGGCGTGGTGCTGGTGCAGTTTGCCTATGCTGGCGGCGAGCAGCCAACCTATGCCAAGGTGGAGGTGTACAGCCCCGCCGACGCCAGGGTGGAGTTTCAGAATGGCCGCACCGACGCGCAGGGGCGCTTTGCCTTCATGCCCGACGCTCCGGGCCTCTGGCGCATCATCATGGCCGATAATATGGGACACAGGGTCGAGCACCCTATGGAGGTCAACGCCGCCCTGCAGGCCGCAACTACGGCTGACGGGGCCCCGCCGACCGAGGTTGGTCCGGGCGGTTTTGCCATGCCGCTGCGCATCCTGCTGGGTCTGAGCCTGATTGCCAATATGACGCTGGCGGCAGCCGTGCTGCGCCGCAAAAAAAATCAGCCCGCCTGA
- a CDS encoding DUF4198 domain-containing protein has protein sequence MKHLRLHLCTALALAGLVLSTAAQAHEFILKPDTATPAAGQKTRLQAQAAHVFMVSEEAENPTNVRLYLLQNGKNTDIALAEDKALAALVGDFTLAQSGPALLVGHRLPQIWCETTQGEMEGSRAALEAKGMKVKSSGKYEKFAKTLLNPSHSDTLYSKALGQDLEIVLLTNPADAKPGSPIGAQVLLRGKPVPNAVVGLTHDGFSKDQDTYKFTAQTDAQGKASFTVDAPALWMLRSTVVEKTPGADADEHHLRATYVFPVK, from the coding sequence ATGAAACATCTCCGTCTGCATCTCTGCACGGCTCTGGCCCTCGCGGGCCTCGTACTTTCCACCGCCGCGCAGGCTCACGAATTCATTCTCAAACCAGACACAGCCACCCCGGCGGCCGGACAAAAAACCCGCCTGCAGGCTCAGGCCGCGCACGTTTTTATGGTCAGCGAAGAAGCTGAAAACCCCACAAACGTGCGTCTGTACCTGCTGCAAAACGGCAAAAATACCGACATCGCGCTGGCGGAAGACAAGGCCCTTGCGGCCCTGGTCGGCGATTTTACCCTCGCCCAGAGCGGCCCCGCGCTGCTTGTAGGCCATCGCCTGCCCCAGATCTGGTGCGAAACCACCCAGGGCGAAATGGAAGGCAGCCGCGCTGCCCTTGAGGCCAAGGGCATGAAGGTAAAGTCGTCGGGCAAGTACGAAAAATTTGCCAAGACCCTGCTCAACCCCAGCCATAGCGACACCCTGTACAGCAAGGCCCTTGGTCAGGACCTGGAAATAGTGCTGCTGACCAACCCTGCGGACGCCAAGCCCGGCAGCCCCATTGGCGCGCAGGTGCTGCTGCGCGGCAAGCCTGTGCCCAACGCGGTTGTGGGCCTGACCCATGACGGCTTCAGCAAGGATCAGGATACCTACAAGTTCACGGCGCAAACCGATGCGCAGGGCAAGGCCAGCTTTACCGTAGACGCTCCCGCCCTGTGGATGCTGCGCAGCACCGTGGTGGAAAAGACCCCCGGCGCTGATGCGGACGAGCATCACCTGCGGGCCACCTATGTTTTTCCTGTAAAATAA
- a CDS encoding class II aldolase/adducin family protein, with protein sequence MSSKLQRPQAPSAEAQLSIPASMVEEFRSVCRDAWKQGLLSGCNGNASRRLGSHAPGTVCITRSGTAKGRITPADCCLMDIGTGATLLGGPASSESGMHLAIYRARPDCDAILHTHPRRLLALSLRMAGRQEDFLRLPLFEAEVWRAKLGFSPALPPGTTDLANAVAMAAASKDAVWMAGHGLCCLGRTLADALCLAEELEHLAALQILATV encoded by the coding sequence ATGAGCAGCAAGTTGCAGCGGCCCCAAGCCCCGTCCGCAGAGGCGCAGCTTTCCATCCCTGCCTCCATGGTCGAAGAATTTCGCTCCGTATGCCGCGACGCCTGGAAGCAGGGCCTGCTCTCCGGCTGCAACGGCAACGCCAGCCGCAGGCTGGGCAGCCATGCGCCCGGCACAGTGTGCATAACCCGCAGCGGCACGGCCAAGGGCAGGATAACCCCGGCCGACTGCTGCCTTATGGACATCGGCACGGGCGCAACCCTGCTTGGCGGGCCGGCATCCTCAGAGTCAGGCATGCATCTGGCCATTTACCGCGCCCGGCCCGACTGCGACGCCATACTGCACACCCACCCCCGCCGGCTGCTGGCCCTGAGCCTGCGCATGGCAGGCAGGCAGGAGGACTTTTTGCGGCTGCCGCTTTTTGAAGCCGAGGTCTGGCGGGCAAAACTGGGCTTTTCCCCGGCGCTGCCCCCAGGCACCACCGACCTTGCCAACGCCGTAGCCATGGCCGCCGCGAGCAAGGATGCCGTGTGGATGGCCGGTCACGGCCTGTGCTGCCTGGGCCGCACCCTGGCAGACGCCCTGTGCCTGGCCGAAGAGCTGGAGCACCTGGCTGCCCTGCAGATTCTTGCTACGGTTTAA
- a CDS encoding glycosyltransferase family 2 protein: MRAHIGMVTWNRLALTRHCLASLLQNTPPGYGLTVVDNGSTDGTREYLQGLVGEHPHMRLHLLRRNMGVAVASNLAWDDADGADFYVKLDNDVEVLDPQWLDRLMRMLADNPRLGMAGYRLCPKHEGAPLKLADGSTALEVACCNGACACIPRAVHERLGFWNEGFGRYGYEDLEYSWRARKAGYILAYAPQQDALRHLGAEPEFVDPQQEQGKYTSHTADLSGTKAYLMYLLLYEQGVIPLNVGRKYLPAMGADGLVFTLNPAHKALQRLMVRLVNSVETTQQGELSQLDLRAWQNRGNPA; encoded by the coding sequence GTGCGCGCCCATATCGGCATGGTCACCTGGAACAGGCTTGCCCTCACAAGACATTGCCTTGCCAGCCTGTTGCAAAACACGCCGCCGGGCTATGGCCTGACGGTGGTGGACAACGGCAGCACCGACGGCACGCGGGAATATCTGCAGGGGCTGGTCGGCGAGCACCCGCACATGCGCCTGCATCTGCTGCGCCGCAACATGGGCGTGGCCGTTGCCTCCAACCTTGCCTGGGACGATGCTGACGGGGCCGATTTCTACGTCAAGCTGGACAATGACGTGGAGGTGCTTGACCCGCAGTGGCTTGACCGCCTCATGCGCATGCTGGCCGACAACCCCCGGCTGGGCATGGCTGGCTACAGGCTGTGCCCCAAGCACGAGGGCGCGCCCCTCAAACTCGCGGACGGCTCCACAGCGCTCGAAGTAGCCTGCTGCAACGGGGCCTGCGCTTGCATACCCCGCGCCGTGCACGAGCGGCTGGGCTTTTGGAACGAGGGTTTTGGCCGCTACGGCTACGAGGACCTCGAATACAGCTGGCGCGCCCGCAAGGCTGGCTACATTTTGGCCTACGCTCCCCAACAGGACGCCCTGCGCCACCTGGGGGCGGAGCCGGAATTTGTCGACCCCCAGCAGGAACAAGGCAAGTACACAAGCCACACCGCCGATCTTTCCGGCACCAAGGCCTATCTGATGTATCTTTTGCTCTACGAGCAGGGGGTCATCCCCCTTAACGTGGGGCGCAAGTACCTGCCCGCCATGGGCGCAGACGGTCTTGTCTTTACGCTCAACCCCGCCCACAAGGCCCTGCAGCGGCTTATGGTGCGTCTGGTCAACAGTGTGGAAACCACCCAGCAGGGAGAGCTGTCGCAGCTTGACCTGCGTGCATGGCAAAACAGAGGAAACCCCGCATGA
- the thiL gene encoding thiamine-phosphate kinase codes for MPTPPAHNAPHHALSEDSILACLGRHFPQTGPSLLLGRGDDCAVLRGTRPLAVSSDLFLEDIHFRRAYFTPEETGYKALAVNVSDLAACGARPVGFTLCLGLPRWVDAAWLEAFFSGMASLASEHHMVLAGGDLSGCERLHISITVWGEPADPGNFLTRGGSMPGDVLFVVGRLGLARVGLNVLEAHGRAALADWPCACAAHLHPEPQVDAGLMLARAGFNARPPALMDVSDGIMRDLPRLLGLTGELSAGGQSGRGTLGAEILLARGQLHPEVVGYADATGKNPVHEALLGGEDYALLGSCAPDMLPPLHAAIPRLTSIGVVTAGGGIVCNNEPLDKLAAMRGFDHFDRYQQDA; via the coding sequence ATGCCCACGCCCCCCGCACACAACGCCCCGCACCACGCCCTTTCCGAAGACAGCATACTGGCTTGTCTGGGCAGGCACTTTCCGCAGACCGGCCCCTCGCTGCTGCTGGGGCGCGGCGACGACTGCGCCGTCCTCAGGGGGACGCGCCCGCTGGCTGTGAGCAGCGACCTGTTTCTCGAAGACATCCACTTTCGCCGCGCGTATTTTACGCCTGAAGAAACAGGCTACAAGGCGCTGGCCGTCAACGTGAGCGACCTTGCCGCCTGCGGGGCGCGGCCTGTGGGCTTTACCCTGTGCCTCGGCCTGCCGCGCTGGGTGGACGCCGCGTGGCTGGAGGCCTTTTTTTCCGGCATGGCATCTCTCGCCTCGGAGCACCACATGGTGCTGGCCGGGGGGGACCTTTCCGGCTGCGAGCGGCTGCACATATCCATAACCGTCTGGGGCGAACCGGCTGACCCCGGCAACTTTTTGACCCGTGGCGGCAGCATGCCGGGCGACGTGCTGTTTGTCGTGGGACGGCTGGGCCTGGCCCGCGTGGGGCTCAACGTACTTGAAGCCCATGGCCGGGCGGCCCTTGCGGACTGGCCCTGCGCCTGCGCGGCGCACCTGCACCCCGAGCCGCAGGTGGACGCCGGGCTCATGCTGGCCAGGGCGGGATTCAACGCGCGGCCCCCGGCGCTCATGGACGTTTCAGACGGCATCATGCGCGACCTGCCCCGCCTGCTGGGCCTTACAGGCGAGCTGAGCGCGGGCGGGCAGTCGGGCCGGGGAACTCTGGGGGCGGAAATTTTGCTGGCACGCGGCCAGCTGCACCCCGAGGTGGTGGGCTACGCCGATGCGACGGGCAAAAACCCTGTTCACGAGGCGCTGCTGGGCGGCGAGGATTACGCCCTGCTGGGCTCCTGCGCGCCCGACATGCTGCCCCCCCTGCACGCCGCCATACCCAGACTTACGAGCATCGGCGTCGTCACGGCGGGCGGCGGCATCGTCTGCAACAACGAGCCCCTGGACAAGCTGGCCGCCATGCGCGGGTTTGACCACTTTGACCGCTACCAGCAGGATGCCTGA